From a region of the Phragmites australis chromosome 21, lpPhrAust1.1, whole genome shotgun sequence genome:
- the LOC133904149 gene encoding cytochrome c-type biogenesis protein CcmE homolog, mitochondrial-like: protein MAFSRLLPSRRRLLSAILHTPTPVPTPRATTPLAPFLCSFASATRRAGPSSSRPRDIGARARQLQTRRLWSYALAFGCAAGFVVTVLATFQDQLVFYLTPTDALAKFTADPSKSRVRLGGLVLEGSIAHPSPASPEIEFVVTDLITDVLVRYEGALPDLFREGHSVVVEGFLKPFTDDLRRDGDGRKVSEKARECACFLRGTEVLAKHDEKYMPKEVAEALERNKKQLEAEAEAGAPEGTVAVSADGAK from the exons ATGGCCTTCTcgcgcctcctcccctcccgccgccgcctcctctccgccATTCTCCACACCCCAACCCCCGTCCCCACGCCCCGCGCCACCACCCCGCTGGCCCCCTTCCTCTGCTCATTCGCCTCCGCCACGCGGCGCGCGGGGCCCTCGTCCTCCCGCCCCCGCGACATCGGCGCGCGTGCGCGGCAGCTTCAGACCCGCCGCCTTTGGTCCTACGCCCTCGCCTTCGGCTGCGCGGCCGGGTTCGTGGTCACCGTGCTCGCCACGTTCCAGGACCAGCTCGTCTTCTACCTCACGCCCACCGacgcgctcgccaaattcaccGCCGACCCCTCCAAGTCCCGCGTCCGCCTCGGCGGGCTCGTGCTCGAGGGCTCCATCGCGCACCCCTCGCCGGCCTCCCCCGAGATCGAATTCGTCGTCACGGACCTCATCACGGACGTGCTCGTCCGGTACGAGGGCGCGCTTCCGGACCTCTTCCGCGAGGGCCACTCAGTCGTTGTCGAGGGGTTCCTCAAGCCCTTCACCGACGACCTCCGCCGCGACGGCGACGGAAGGAAGGTGTCCGAGAAGGCACGGGAGTGCGCGTGCTTCTTGCGCGGCACCGAGGTGCTCGCCAAGCACGACGAGAAGTACATGCCCAAGGAGGTCGCCGAGGCGCTCGAGCGCAACAAGAAGCAGCTCGAGGCGGAAGCGGAAGCGGGCGCACCTGAGGGGACGGTGGCGGTTTCGGCGGATGGAGCAAAG TGA